From a single Hippoglossus stenolepis isolate QCI-W04-F060 chromosome 2, HSTE1.2, whole genome shotgun sequence genomic region:
- the tmc5 gene encoding transmembrane channel-like protein 5 codes for MTSYSNGGFFNAAYHDSETLEVDRRYSNKSRHTNPYPRDDPAWQGDRAETHDGYMSHMTGGNEASARVPWRGWQGESWRGIESIPMGLISARPGGPSQHHDLNHSTFQVNPDSQYDRAPSVRLPSSMSGNMTLRWRGITERRMSMFPGIDPTHVAFTEDAIRNEMENEEQNLVKDLVAMSTRDRIRAIQDLPMSFEEKKHIRSQVMAFKSSKQSRQFTCFADCSESVSLFFRRCGYSIRSARQTLELWQGIMKEIGGKFGTSVLSYFVFLKWLLMFNIFSFLVNFGFITIPLLVYDPLPNIPPNVSFRGLEILTGAGYFTNTVMYYGGYSNETLVGLVDYNMQLAYFFTITVYMVLCGIALIFSMASSFRTNYVLASPASSGAWQLLCSWDFSVTNERAVKQRKNNLCVQLKESLSEKAQRELLTLSEKLKHLGVYLGSWLLSTGLAVGCGASIYYLCQYEQQRATDAASWSLLQEAETLLVPFVVSLMNMVVPLFYSLFYKFEHYSSQRRQIYALVVRNVLLRMSILGVLCYYWMNVVATNFSCWESMVGQALYRLVIFDFFFLMLGSFFGEFLSNVIGTTLLPRLGVPEFDIARNVLELIYAQTLAWVGIYFSPLLPAIQIVKLFILFYLKKVSLTQNCQPPRRTGRAAQMQTTFIALLFFPFFVGALSMVAYTAWSLTPSEQCGPFRGLNNTFSVVGVWIDDLEEIPGSHWVVWIYQNVIRSEIFYFLITLIILVIIYMFWQVSQGRKELIGLLRQQIVNEGKDKSFLLDKLQNLQKSQPTKKPKQKNQKKPKRRSDVHSSGGQSSSNAMFQAFLARQHFEEEEERRSDGGVPVPSDMSTSSALMQAMLARQRADNLVDDVYQMSDKHLPSSGALTQAMQARQRAEARQRAEEDRIDDTGDPTSSVSNVMMQVMQARQRAEEENRSQWLPAQPQNPAPPGSSALIQAMLARQQAGNEFDDGY; via the exons ATGACAAGTTACAGCAACGGTGGATTTTTCAACGCTGCTTATCATGACAGCGAGACGCTGGAAGTTGATAGAAG GTATTCAAACAAATCCCGCCATACTAACCCCTATCCTAGGGATGACCCGGCCTGGCAGGGTGACAGGGCAGAGACACATGACGGCTACATGAGTCACATGACGGGCGGTAATGAGGCTTCAGCCAGAGTGCCCTGGAGGGGCTGGCAGGGGGAGAGCTGGAGGGGGATAGAGAGCATCCCCATGGGCCTCATTTCAGCGCGCCCTGGGGGCCCTTCACAGCATCATGACCTCA accACAGCACATTTCAGGTCAACCCTGACTCTCAGTATGATCGCGCGCCATCAGTTCGACTTCCTTCTTCAATGTCAG GCAACATGACACTGAGATGGAGGGGAATCACAGAGCGGAGGATGAGCATGTTTCCCGGCATTGATCCTACCCATGTAGCGTTCACAGAGGACGCCATCAGGAACGAGATGGAGAATG AGGAACAGAACCTGGTCAAGGACCTTGTTGCAATGTCAACACGAGACCGAATCCGAGCTATCCAGGATCTTCCAATGAGCTTTGAGGAAAAGAAACATATCAG GAGCCAAGTAATGGCGTTCAAGTCCTCCAAGCAATCTCGCCAGTTCACATGTTTTGCAGATTGCTCTGAGAGTGTGTCACTG tttttccGCAGGTGTGGCTACAGTATACGGTCAGCCAGGCAGACCCTGGAGCTGTGGCAAGGCATCATGAAAGAGATTGGTGGCAAGTTTGGCACCAGTGTCCTCTCCTATTTCGTGTTCCTCAAGTGGCTGCTCATGTTCAACATCTTCTCCTTCCTGGTCAACTTTGGCTTCATCACCATCCCGCTGCTTGTTTACGACCCCTTACCCAACATACCTCCAAACGTGAGCTTCAGAGGACTGGAGATACTGACTGGAGCT GGTTACTTCACCAATACTGTCATGTACTACGGTGGCTACAGCAATGAAACACTTGTGGGTCTGGTGGACTACAACATGCAGCTGGCCTATTTCTTCACCATTACGGTCTACATGGTGCTGTGTGGTATTGCACTTATTTTCAG CATGGCAAGCTCCTTTAGGACAAACTATGTACTAGCATCACCAGCTTCAAGTGGCGCATGGCAGCTTCTGTGCAGCTGGGATTTTAGTGTAACCAATGAGAGAGCAGTGAAACAGCGCAAGAACAACCTCTGTGTCCAACTCAAG GAGTCTTTGTCGGAGAAGGCCCAGAGGGAGCTGCTAACCCTCTCTGAAAAACTGAAGCACTTGGGGGTTTATCTTGGTTCCTGGCTCCTCTCCACTGGCTTAGCTGTTGGCTGCGGAGCCAGCATTTACTACCTCTGCCAATATGAACAGCAG CGAGCAACTGATGCTGCCAGCtggtctctgctgcaggaggcagagACTCTCCTGGTTCCCTTTGTGGTGTCTCTGATGAATATGGTCGTCCCGCTCTTCTACTCACTCTTCTACAAGTTTGAGCACTACTCCAGCCAGCGGAGACAGATCTACGCTCTGGTGGTCAG AAATGTCCTACTCAGGATGTCCATTCTGGGTGTCTTGTGTTATTACTGGATGAACGTGGTGGCTACGAATTTTTCG TGTTGGGAGTCCATGGTAGGACAGGCTTTGTACCGTCTGGTCATTTTTGACTTCTTCTTCCTGATGTTGGGATCTTTCTTTGGAGAGTTTCTCAGCAA CGTAATTGGGACCACATTACTACCACGTCTGGGGGTCCCCGAGTTCGACATAGCCAGAAATGTCCTTGAACTCATATATGCACAGACACTTGCCTG GGTTGGGATctacttctctcctctgctgcctgcCATCCAGATTGTCAagttgttcattttgttttacctGAAGAAG GTCAGCCTGACCCAGAACTGCCAGCCTCCAAGGCGAACAGGCAGGGCAGCTCAGATGCAAACAACCTTCATcgccctcctcttcttccctttcttcgTGGGAGCCTTGTCCATGGTTGCATACACTGCCTGGAG TCTGACTCCCTCGGAGCAGTGTGGTCCTTTTCGGGGACTCAACAACACCTTCAGCGTGGTTGGCGTCTGGATAGATGATCTGGAGGAAATCCCTGGTTCTCACTGGGTGGTCTGGATCTACCAAAATGTCATCAGGAGTGAGATCTTCTATTTTCTTATCACACTCATCATCCT ggTCATCATATACATGTTCTGGCAAGTCAGTCAGGGCCGCAAGGAGTTGATTGGTCTACTGAGACAGCAGATTGTTAAT GAGGGAAAAGACAAGTCGTTCTTGTTAGACAAGCTCCAGAACCTCCAGAAATCTCAGCCTACTAAAAAACCTAAACAGAAGAATCAAAAAAAG CCCAAACGACGTTCAGATGTCCACTCCTCAGGCGGTCAGTCCAGCTCGAATGCCATGTTTCAGGCTTTCCTTGCTCGCCAGCATTtcgaagaggaagaagaaagacgCAGCGATGGTGGAGTGCCGGTTCCCTCCGACATGTCCACCTCCAGTGCCCTGATGCAGGCCATGTTGGCCCGGCAGAGAGCTGACAACCTGGTTGACGATGTGTACCAGATGTCTGATAAACACCTGCCATCCTCCGGTGCCCTCACACAGGCCATGCAGGCCAGGCAGAGGGCAGAGG CCAgacaaagagcagaggaggacagGATAGATGACACGGGGGACCCAACATCTTCTGTGTCAAATGTTATGATGCAAGTCATGCAAGCCAGGCAGAGAGCTGAGGAAGAGAACAGGAGCCAATGGCTCCCTGCTCAGCCACAAAACCCAGCCCCCCCAGGCTCCAGTGCTCTCATTCAGGCCATGTTGGCCCGGCAGCAGGCCGGGAACGAATTTGATGACGGTTACTGA
- the LOC118116936 gene encoding germ cell-specific gene 1-like protein, producing MKSSRRCRNLLSVSLNFFALFFSITAFITTYWCVGTQRVPKPKCSKLRTHQCIDYGVNETDPNKVVYSWETGDDRFLFRQFHTGIWFSCEENIHDESEMCRSFIDLAPASEKGMLWLSLVSEMLYIILLVVGFSLMCLELVHSSNVIDGLKLNAFAAVFTVLSGLLGMVAHVMYTQVFQVTVSLGPPDWRPYNWDYGWSFCMAWASFTCCMGASVTTLNSYTKTVIEFRHKRKTFEQSIREEHAREAFGYFRDHSVHSISKSMEVYPSQSLKSGRKTPIPADSLDLSDIAASLGEEQC from the exons ATGAAGTCGAGTCGCCGGTGCAGGAACCTGCTGTCAGTCAGCCTCAACTTCTTCgccctcttcttctccatcacCGCCTTCATCACCACCTACTGGTGCGTGGGCACGCAGAGGGTCCCCAAGCCCAAGTGCAGCAAGCTGCGCACGCACCAGTGCATCGACTACGGCGTGAACGAGACGGACCCCAACAAGGTGGTGTACAGCTGGGAGACCGGGGACGACCGCTTCCTCTTCCGCCAGTTCCACACCGGCATCTGGTTCTCCTGCGAGGAGAACATCCACgatgaga GTGAGATGTGCCGCAGTTTCATTGATTTGGCCCCTGCATCAGAGAAAG GGATGCTGTGGCTGTCGCTGGTTTCTGAGATGCTGTACATCATTCTGCTGGTGGTGGGCTTCAGCCTCATGTGTTTAGAGCTGGTCCACTCCAGCAACGTCATCGATGGACTCAAGCTCAATGCCTTCGCTGCCGTCTTCACTGTCCTCTCAG gtcTTCTCGGTATGGTGGCTCATGTGATGTACACACAGGTCTTTCAGGTCACCGTCAGCCTCGGTCCACCGGACTGGAGGCCCTACAACTGGGACTACGGCTGGTCCTTCTG CATGGCCTGGGCGTCCTTCACCTGCTGTATGGGTGCGTCAGTCACCACCCTCAACTCGTACACGAAGACCGTCATAGAGTTCAGGCACAAACGTAAGACCTTTGAGCAAAGCATTCGGGAGGAGCACGCAAGGGAGGCTTTCGGATACTTCCGAGATCACTCTGTGCACTCCATCTCCAAATCCATGGAGGTTTATCCGAGCCAGAGCCTGAAAAGTGGCAGGAAAACTCCCATACCCGCTGACTCTCTGGACCTGAGTGACATTGCAGCATCTTTAGGGGAAGAACAGTGCTGA